The Cytobacillus sp. IB215665 genome contains the following window.
CCATAGTGCCACAAAATACTTAAACGGACATGGTGATGTATTAGCAGGTTTCATAATTAGCAATCAGCAACAGATTGAATATATTCGTAAAAATATGATGGGTGATTTAGGGCAACACTTAAACGCATGGGATTCCTACTTAATTTTACGTGGATTAAAAACATTACCTATACGAATGAAACACCATTGTGATAGTGCTCAAGAAATTGCAAACTATTTGGAACAACACCCGTATATTAGTAGTGTTTATTTTCCTGGATCAACAACACATCCCCAATATCAACTTGTCAAAGAACAAATGAATGGATGTGGAGGTATCGTTTCTTTTGAAGTGAAAGGAGGCTTTGAAGAAGCGAAGAAATTTATAGACAGATTGGAGCTTTGTATGATTTCATTCAGCCTCGGTGACCCAGAAACGCTTGTACAACACCCAGCATCAATGACCCATTTTGCTATCCCTAAACATGAAAGAGCTTCGTTTGGAATTACTGATGGTCTCATTAGATTGTCAACTGGATTAGAAGATAAGCGCGATATACTATTTGATATTGAGCAAGCACTTATGAGGTGAAAATAATGTCATATATATCTAAGATAGAAGAATTCGCCCAATCGTGTGCCGACAATATGGCGGACTTACTAGGGTTGGAAGTTTCTATAATTGATGAGCTAGGAATAAGAGTAAGTGGCACAGGGTTTCATCAAAGTCTAATTGGAAAATCGATACCAGAAGGTTCCTTTTTTGAGCAAATATTACGTACAGGATCAAAGGGAACTATTTTCGATAATCGCAAAGATCATGAACATTGTATGAGCTGTATTTTTCATGAGAGGTGTACGGAATTAGCAACTATGGGTTACCCTGTCATGATGAATGATCAACCAATTGGAGTTATAGGGTTTATCGGTTTTACGGCAGAACAGCGAGATTTAATTTTAACCAACAAAGAGAAACTATATAAATTTATGGGAACTATTAGCACATTACTAGAAAATAAGCTACTACTACTTGAAGTAACAACAAAAAATTGTGAAGTTCATGAAGGATTTCAGCAAGAGAAGAGAGCTTATTCTTTCGACGATATGATAGGGGAAAGTGAACAATTTCACTCTGTCGTTAAGAAAGCAAAAAAAGTAGTTAATAGCCCATCAACTATTCTACTAAGTGGGGAAAATGGGACAGGTAAAGAATGTATGGCGAAGGCTGTTCATTATGAGAGCAACCGAGCTAACCAACCATTTATTACTGTTAATTGCTCGGCTATTCCAGAGACATTAGTAGAAAGTGAATTGTTTGGTTATGATAAAGGCGCTTTTACTGGAGCAAATCGTGAAGGGAAAATTGGTAAATTTGAGGCAGCAAATAATGGGACGATTTTTCTTGACGAAATAGGTGATTTACCACTTTCGGTACAGCCTAAATTACTACGAGTGCTACAAGAGAAGGAAGTTGAAAGAGTAGGAGGCACTCGTCAATATTCTTTAAATGTCCGAGTCATCGCAGCAACAAACAAAAGCTTGTGGGAAATGGTTACGAAAGGGACTTTTCGTGAAGATTTATATTACAGGATTAATGTCATACCACTTCGTTTACCTTCATTATCAGAAAGGGTTGGAGATATACGACTATTCTTGTCGTATTTTCTAAAAAAATATAGTCAAATATTACAAAAAAACGTACCACAATTGGATCCTCTTCTAGAGCAGTGGTTTTTACAAAATGAGTGGCCAGGGAATATTCGTCAATTAGAGAATACAGTAGAGTATATGATGAATATGGTAGAATCACCACATACTCTAACCTTTGAAGATCTTCCTTATTATCTACATACTCGTCAAAATAGTAGTAGTTTAGATTCAATGGTTGCTAACTTTGAACGAAATATATTAGCACAGCATCTCCCATTAAATCAAAAGGAGCAAAAGGAGCAACTTGCAAAAATGCTAAATATTAGCTTATCGACCTTATATCGAAAGCTAGAGAAGTATGGACTATCTTAAGGAATGGTTGTTTTTGCATTGAAAGTTGTTTTACTAATTAAGAAATAAACATGTACGTTAAAGTGAATAATCACAAGCTAAGGTGCTTCTCTAAAACTTTGCTGCAATTGTTACCAAAGTTGAATAGCGAGAGGTAGTTATTATAGAAACATAGAGCTTAAGTCAAATAATTAGTTACATCATTAGCAAAAATTGGTGGTTCGTCCAAGAACGGTGCATAGCATTCAATCAATTCATCTGTAAAAGGGTGGTGCAAAGAGATTTTTGCAGCATGTAATGCTTGTCTAGCAGCTTTTGATTTTTTCCCACCATATAAGACGTCGCCAATTAAAGGGTGATCCAAATGACTGAGATGAACACGTATTTGATGCGTACGGCCAGTATCTAGTTGTAAATGTAATAGAGATGTATTTTCATTTCGATTATTTGAAATGACTTTGTAATGGGTGATTGCATCTTGACCGTTTTTGGACACTCTTCTCCTCGTTGGATGGTGTCGATCACGTCCAATCGGTGCATTAATACATCCTTGTTTTTTTGTGAGAATACCATGAACAACAGCCAGGTATGTTCTCTTGATATTGCGCTCTGTTAGCATTTTATCTAACATCACACCAACAAGAGGGTGTTTTGCAAAGAGAACCGCACCTGTTGTATTTCTGTCTAGACGATGGACGTGTTTCGCAGTAGCAGAAATACCATTTGATAGAAAGTGATAAGAAACGGCATTAGCTAACGTACCTGTTTGTCCAAATTCATTAGGGTGTGTGTCCATGCCACTAGGTTTATTAACAATAATGAGATGATCATCTTCATATAAAATTTGTATATCGGCATAATCTGGAATGACTGAATCGTTAACTTCATAAAAAACATGTAATTGAATCCGATCTCCAGCTTGTATTTTTGTATCCCATGATATGGGCTGATTGTTTATTTTTATTCTACGGTGTATGCGGTAATCATGAGTTAGTTTCTTTGGAATTTGCCAATGATTTTTAAATAAATGATTGATAGTGAATTGCTCCCATTCTATAGGTGCAATGATCTCAAACCATTCTCCTTTACGATTCGCTCTCAAGTTATATATCTCCTTTCTTTATTGCATAAGTACCATATTTATTTTGTTATTAAGGTAGAGCAAAATGGTAAATGTTTAATTTTCCTCATTGTTATAATTTACTATAGATGGGGAAACAGTTACCAGCACCATGCACATTAAGTCTATGGTATTCTTATAAAAGAATTGTAAAGATGGGGGTCATCTTGTGAAAGTTGTGTATGCATCTACTCCTGAACAAGAAAAACAGATAGAGGAGTTAATCACTTATTTTTACTCAGACATTTTTCCAAGTTATTTCACAGATGAAGAAATAACGGAGATGGAAAAAAACAACATATTATCTAAGGTAGAGATGTATAAGCATTATGATGGAACGGTGAAAGAAGCTATTCAAATTATTACAAGCCTTCAAGTAATAATACATATTATAGAAACAATACAATATGAAAATGTTTCTGAGTATCATCGAACAGTATTTGAAAAAAATATAAGCTTCTTAGAAAAGTACAGTTTATCATTTCCTTTTCAAATTGAGAACTTTTCTTTACCGAAAACAAACATAATTAGTTATTATTGTAAACCTAATAATCAATTTTTAGTTTGAAGATTAAAAACCGCCTAATGTAAGATAGGCGGTTTGAACTTTATAAAAGGTGTTTTTTAAATAAATTATTTACAAATAGAGTTCTTAGCATCTTTTTGTTTTAGCTTTTTTTACATTGATTTTTTGTACAAAGATTAAAACATATATACAACTAGAGTTCGTGGCATCTTCTCTTTTCTATAACGATAGAAAACATGACAGTCAAATAATCAACTCTTCTAACTGCCACATTTTAAGTTACAATATCAGCAATGTTTCGTTATCATAATAATTCAAATTAGGTATTGAATGTAGTAATAACCCTTGAAAGCTTATGTTATTTTGTCCACTCCTTAAACCAACTTTCGAATTTCTCTGCCCCAACCGCTCCATTTAGACGACTGACTTCTTTTCCATCTTTATATTGAACAATTGTTGGTGTACTTTCAATGTTATATTCATCCCATCCTTCATTAAACTCTAGTAAATTATATAATTTTAAGTCAATTCCCATCTCTTCTGCCATGGGAACGATGATGGGTGATGTTACTTTACATGCCGGACATGTGGACTGATAGAAATAGATCGTGGCTGATTCATTGTTAGCCAGTTTTTCATCAAGTTCGTTAGGTAAAATAATATTTTGGTAATTTGGATCATCTAATTGATTTACTGTTTCAGGATGGAGTGATGTTTTGTTAAATGGGTTTCCAGCCGCCTGTTGTTGTTGCTGGTATTTAGTTACGAATACTAATGCAGCGAATAAACTTAATACGATTAATGTAAAAATGATCACTTTCTTCATTTAGTCCAGCTCCTTATTAGTTTTCATTGTTATTAAGCTAAAAACAGATATTAATACAAATGCAATTAGTGCAAGAAAAGGAATGGTAATAAAGCCCATCCAATTAATATATTCGACATTACATGGTATTATGCCACATGATAATGAATGTTCACCCATGAAAGAGATTTTTTGAATGGATAAATGGTAAATAGAAATCAATCCCCCTATAGTAGATAGAACAAATGAATATAGTGAGATAGAATAATCTTTTTTTATTAATGCAATTCCAAGGATGATAACGAGTGGATACATCAGTATACGTTGATACCAGCATAATTCACACGGAACAAACATCATAACCTCAGAAAAAAATAAACTACCTAGTGTAGCAATTAATGATACTGCCCACGAAATAAACAGATAATTATTTAGGTTATTTTGGTTTTTCATAAAGTCTCCTAACGATTATGTATTGTAAGAACTGCTCTTTTCTCACCTTTGAAGCTACTTCTTTTAAGACGTATGATATATCGTTCTTGACATCTTTTGTTCAGTACAACGATGATTAACTATAAAAAATCACTTTTTATGTTACTAATTTGTAGCAACAAAGTCTAGGAAAAGACCCTTTTTAGAAGTGAATGTGGCACGAACACTAAAGAGTGGGTGAACGTGTTCACTTAGTAATTTACACTATTTCATTAACAAATGCCTACTATTTATGGTCGTCATTGACTAAGAGTTATCAAATATTATTGATGGTCATGTAGCCTATTATCTTTTACATGAGATTATCCAATTTATAATTGTTTCATACATAAATGCTCTTGCCTCTAGGCTCTTTTCGTAAACTTGTTACTATAGTTCTTAAACTAGAAGATAAAGGTATCGTTTTAATCAAAAGTCTTCATATTATAGTAGAAAAAATGCCACGACAATCTATTTGCATATAAGTAAGAAAAACAACAATTTATGAGAAAACAACCATCCTCTAGTATAACATGTAGAAATTATCCCTCACAAAAAGGACAGAAATAAAATAATGTCGAAATAATACGAAAGTTTTTCAGCTTATACATATTGACGTTGTCAAATACAGAAAAGATAATTAACTTATTAGAATATTCCTTAAATTTACTCTGTTAATCTAATTGTATAAAAGGACTTTTTCGTATCAGAGCATAAAAAAACTTTCAAATAAAGTCCGTGCCATTTTCTCTTCAATAAACAATGATATACATTTAGCTATGCTACATAAGCTGGAATTCCAGCAAAGTTTTCAGAAAAGGAAAAAGGGTGGTCGCATGAATTATAGTTTTGTTATGTTCTGCATCATTACAATAATCTGCCTTTACATAGCTGTCCGTAAGAAAAAGAAAGTGTTTTATTTCTTGCCGTTCGTAGCTATATTTATGTACTTTTTGCTTGAAATAGCGCTTGTTCCTGCACCTTTTTTTGAAACTGTTAAGTTTATTTTTAGCCTTAAATAACAAGAGGGATGGTGATAGCTGAAAAAATGAGTAGCTTAATCATGAATTTGAGCAACAGTTGCTTGTTGATATTACGAATAAAAAATGCAATATAGGGATGGTGAAGAAGTGAAAAAGCTAGATAAACAAAATGCAGATTCGTATTTTCGGAAACATACCCGTAATGTTGTTATATATTTAGTTATTTGGTTAATGGTCTCTTTTGGTGTTGTTTTTTTTGCGGAGACTTTGCAATTTAATATAAATGGTTTCCCATTTCACTATTTTATGGGGGCTCAGGGATCAATTTTGATCTTTATTTTACTTCTATTCATTAATGCTAGAGTTAGTGACAAGTTAGATGAGAAATATGGATTTAGTACAGCAACACAACAGCTAGATAAGAGTATGAAGTCGCAAAAATTTTAACGGCAATTAATAGTGGAAGGAGATTTTTAAATGGATACACAATTTATAGTCTCGCTATCTCTTATTCTTGCTTCGTTTGGAATATATATTGGTATAGCATTATACAATAAAGCGAAAGTCACTTCTGACTTTTATGTTGCTGGTCGCGGTGTACCATCTGTTTTTAATGGAATGGCAATTGGTGCTGACTGGATGAGCGCTGCTTCTTTTATTGGTTTAGCAGGAACGGTTATGCTACTGGGGTACGACGGCCTTGCCTACATCATGGGGTGGACAGGTGGATACTTACTTCTTACATTTTTGCTTGCACCACAGCTCCGTAAATACGGTAGATACACAGTTCCAGAATTTATTGGTGATCGATTTAATAGTCATACAGCACGAATCATTGCGGCTGTATGCACAATCATTATTAGCTTTACTTATTCAATTGGACAGCTTTCGGGATCAGGTGTAGTCATAGGAAGACTTTTTGAAGTTGATGCAAAATTTGGAACGATGATAGGGGTAATCTTAATTGCCTTTTATGCAGGTTTCGGAGGAATGAAAGGGGTTACATGGACTCAGGTTGCACAGTATATTATTTTAATTACTGCATACTTAGTACCTGTGATTTTTATGTCACTCCAAATTACAAATAATCCAATTCCATGGCTTTCTTATGGAAATATCGTATCACAGTTAGGAGAAATAGATAGAGAGCTTGGGATTTCTGAGTATTTTGCACCATTCACGAATGGAACAAAATGGCAATTCTTAGCATTAATGTTTACTTTAATGGCTGGAACAGCAGGTTTACCACATGTTATCGTGCGTTTTTACACAGTATCAACGATGAAAGCAGCTCGTTGGTCAGGTGCTTGGGCATTATTGTTTATCGGTTTATTATATTTGACTGCCCCAGCATATGCTGCATTTTCACGGTTTATTCTTATGAAAAATGTGGTTGGTAACCCAATTGATTCTCTCCCAGCTTGGACAACTAGCTGGGTTAATACTGGGAAGTTATCAATAGCAGATTCAAATGCAGATGGTATTTTACAATGGCCTGAGTTATTAATAAATAAAGATATTGTCGTCATGGCTACACCTGAGGTAGCAAACCTAGGTGTGTTTGTTATAGGGCTTGTTGCTGCAGGAGCGATGGCTGCTGCATTATCAACTGCTGGAGGACTAATGATTGCTATTTCTTCATCCTTTGCACACGACATATATTATCGTGTTCTTAACCCTAATGCTACAGACAAAACAAGATTAAATGTAGCACGTTGGACGATTATTATTGCTACCGTAGTAGCAGGTATTACTGCTCTCGATCCGCCAGGGGCAATAACTCAGATTGTTGCATGGGCTTTTGCAATCGCTTCGGGTACTTTTTTCCCAGCGTTAGTATTAGGTGTTTGGTGGAAACGAGCGAATGCAAAAGGCGTGACATGCGGGATGATTGTTGGATTAATCGTTACATTAGGATATATATTTGCAGCAAAATATGGGGGCTTTTCTATAGCAGGAATTATTGATACAGGAGCAGGTATTTTTGGCGCAGTAGCTGCATTGTTAACAAATATAATCGTATCATTAGCAACAAAAGCACCGTCCCAACAACTACAAGAAGAAGTAATTAATCTTCGTTATCCAGAAGGGGTTGTTTATAAAGATGGAGATGTGTGGATACAAGATTAATTCAGCTAGCCTTCTTATATAAATATTAATATTAGAATATTTAGTCAATAAATTCAAGACATCACAATATGTATGGAATAGGGGACAATCTCATCCCCTTTTTCGTGTATTTATAACAAGTAATTGTTTAGGAGTAAGCATAGACACAAACGAATGGTCGTTGCATCTTCTTTCAAATGATAGGTACCTTATAAAATCTTGATTTGCTGCGTTAACTAATTAACATAATTTCAAAAGAGCATTGTGTAAGGGAGGAGGGATAAACATTTTTAAGGTCATTCCACTATCCATAGAGACACCATTTACAGTTGGGAACGTTAATGTCTACGTTGTCATCGGTGAATCTGTGACACTGATCGATACAGGACTTCCTGGAAAAAAATCACTTGAGAAGCTAAGGTATTTGCTAAAGCAGGAGGGGCTTACTTTCAAAGAACTAGATGAGATTGTTGTCACTCATATGCATACAGACCATGCTGGAGGCGTAAAAGATATACAAGAAGAAATCGACATACCCATATTTGTTCACGAAGGAGCAAAACATATATTATTTGGCGGAATAGATGAATTCGATAGAACTAGAAACTTTTTAAATTATTTTGTAAAGGAATGTGGTGCTGATCCTGAAAGCCATCAATCAAAGCACCGTTACCATAATATGAATTGGCAGCATGTCAAATATGTAAGTAATGAAGATCATGTTTTTGTAGGTGGAAGAAAATTTTCAGTTCTTTTTGTACCAGGGCATAGTCAAACAGATATGATTTTATGGGAACCTGAAACGGGTCTTACTTTTGCCGGAGATCATCTATTAAAAGATATTTCTGTAAACGCATTTATTGAACCGCCTATACCATTTGAGCAAGAGCGACCTAAACCACTTATACAATATCGAGAGTCATTAATGAAAACAAGAGCATTACCATTAACAACTATATACCCAGGTCATGGCAGACCATTTTCAGACCATGTTTCAATCATTGATCGAAGATTAAATGAACATGATTATCGTTGTGACCAAATAAGAAAAGTTTTAAGAACAAGTGACAAAACGGTCTATCAAATTTGTATTGAAGTCTTTCCAAGATTAAAAGGAAAATTAGTGTTTCTTGGACTATCTCAAGTTCAAGGTCATTTAGATTTGATGGAAAGTAGAAATGAAGTATTTGTGGATAAATCAAGTGAAGGTATTAATGTTTATAGGCTCTATGAATAGTGCTACTTCGTCTATTATTATAAAGATCTATGAATACAAGGGTTGTTGTTTAAGATTATAAAGAGGAGATGAGTTCATGATATTAAGTGATTTGCTTAATAAAAATATCGAAACTTTTGGTGAATATCCTTTTATTTATTTTAAAGATAAGGAGTATTCTAACTTAGACATAAAAAACTATTCAAACAAGATTGCACAAGGGTTAAAAAAACTTGGGATCGCTAAAGGTGATCGTATTGTTGTCTGTATGCCCAATTGTCCAGAGGTTATTTTTTCGTATCAAGGTATTATAAGATCAGGCGCAATTATTGTGCCCGTAATGTTTACCTTGCATGATAAAGAAATTCATTACATTATTAAAGACTGTCAAGCGAAGGTAGTCATTACGTCATCACTATCTTTAGAAAAGGTAGAATCCGCAATAGAGCATTTGGAACAAAAACCTGTTGTAATAGTGGTTGACCAGCCTACTGATGAAAACATATTTAATTTATATGATACAGATATCGAAGAAAATAAGCTTTATGTAGAAAGTGATCTAAAGCTAGATACAGAAGATACTGCTGTTATTTTATATACATCAGGAACAACTGGAAAACCAAAAGGAGTGATGCTGACTCATAAAAACTTATATTCCAACGCTGAAAATACTTTTCTTCATAATGAATCAAAAAGAGGAGTAACCCTCGGCATTCTTCCTCTTGCACATGTATATGGCTTAACTATTTCCAATACTTGTTTTCTAACTGGAAGCTCAGCTGTTGTATTTAATCACTTTGATCCAAAAGCTGTTTTTGAAGCCATTGAAAAATATAAAGTGACTAATTTTTCTGCAGTGCCGGCTATGATTTTTGCATTGCTTTCATATCCACATTCTAACAAATATCAATTAAGTAGTCTTGAATGGGTTGCTTCTGGTTCAGCACCTCTCCCAGTTGCGTTATTACACGCGTTTAAGCAGAAATTTGGTGCAGATATATTAGAAGGCTACGGGTTGTCAGAAGCTGCACCTGTTGTTGCTGCTCACCAAAGAGATTCAGTTATTAAACCAGGTTCAGTTGGTATCCCAATACCAGGTGTTGAAGTCAAGATCGTTGATAACGGTGGAAATGAGTTAGCTACTGGTCAAGTTGGGGAATTAATTGCTCGAGGTGATAATATTACACCCGGGTATTTTCAAAATGAAAGAGCAACAAAGCAGGTGTTAAAAGATTCTTGGTTGTATACGGGTGATATGGCATATATGGATACAGATGGATATTTATTTATTGTTGACCGAAAAAAAGATTTGATTATTCGAGGAGGATTTAATATATACCCTCGTGATGTAGAGGAATTACTTGCAAAGCATGAAGCTGTAGCAGAATCTTCTGTTGTGGGCATCCCTAATGATCAAATGGGTGAGGAAGTGGTCGCATATGTTGTCAAAAAGGATAAACAATCTATAACCGAAGAAGAGCTTATACTATATTGTCAAAGTCATTTATCCAAAAATAAAACACCTAGGAAAATTATATTTATTGAACAACTCCCGCGAAACGGCGTCGGAAAAATATTAAAAACCCACCTTCGTAAGTTAGCTGAAAATATTAAATTATCACCTCTACAAGAATAAGGAAAAGATACCTCTAATGAAGGGCTTGTAGTACTTATTGGTATCGACAAATTTCTCAGGAAATAATTGACCTGACTGTGATTCATAATGACAAATTAAAGTCCGCTCCAACAGCATTACAAGCAATTTAGAAATTCTTTTATAGAAAATCAGCAAAGTGTATGCGTTGTTGAGAAATTATATATTATATCATTTAAAAAGCAGAGCTGAAGCGCGAAAAACGGTCCTTTAAGGAGCATAGAGCACTGGTTACATTTGAACTAATAGGTTATATTACACCTTCACGTTAAAAGAAAGGATTTAGAATATTATGCCCGCGTTTTCGGACTAAATGTATAAAAGACATTCCACAGTAGGAGATAATTTGTTTATTGGAATTTTAAATCTACTTTAGCAAAAAGGATATCGAATAGGGATATACTTTCTCTTTCAAATAATTAGCTCATGTAATATCACTAATAATTAGAGTTTTCATTATGTAATTTTGATATGTATATGTATGCTAAGTTAGGTAAAAATACTTTTTGAAAGGGGTGGATACAATGACAATGAACATGCTCCGCAATATTATGACGGAAAATGTTGCAACTGTCTCATCAAATCAAACCATTCAAGAAGCAGCTGAAATCATGAAACAAAATAACGTAGGGTCTATTCCAGTAGTAGATAACGGACAAATTTGTGGAATCATTACTGACAGAGATATTACATTACGCTCAACAGCAGAAGGATTAAATAATTCAACTTCGGTATCACAAGTGATGTCAACGAATCTTGTCTCAGGTACACCCGAAATGACCGTTGAAGAGGCAGCAGATGTAATGGCACAAAATCAAATTCGCCGTTTACCAGTCGTAGAAAACAATCAATTATGTGGTATTGTTGCATTAGGCGACTTAGCCACAAATGAATCGTTTGATAATGAAGCAGAAGAAGCACTTTCAAGTATTTCAGAGCCTTCAAATACCCAACAGTAATAAACCAAGGGGATGAAGTAAAGCCTAAACTTACGTCAATAACATCTTAACTAAAGATGAAGTTGAGTAAGGTTTATCGGCTTTTGCTTCATCCCTTCGCTATATAATGAATGTTCCTGTAATTGACTTTATAAGCGATTGAGTTGTAGTATAATATTATTCTATCAATTACTGTTTTCGTTTTTTAGGAGGTAAAAATATGTTTCATGGGCAAAAAATTATACCTGCGATACGCGATATGAAGCATTTAGAGAAGTTCATTCGTAGCCAATATGAATATGGAGTTATACTTGAAAGTCATGTTGCACAGCTTAATGCTATTGTGAAAATGACAAAACAAGAAGGTAAGAAATTATTCCTTCATGTGGACTTAGTTAATGGCTTAAAGAATGATGAATTTGCAACAGAATTTCTTTGCCAAGAAATTAAACCAGCTGGACTCATCTCTACGAGAGCTAATGTTATTAGTAAAGCAAAAAAACGGGGTATATATGCAATTCAACGACTATTTCTATTAGATTCTGGGTCATTAAAAAAGAGTTACAGTATTATAGCAAAAACGAATCCAGATTTTATAGAAGTGTTACCTGGTGTAGTACCAAACCTAATAACAGAAATACATAATAATACTGGCGTTCCGATATTTGCTGGTGGAATGATTCGTACGCATGAGGATGTAGAGCAGGCAATAAAGGCTGGAGCGAGTGCAGTGACAACATCAAATAAGATGTTGTGGGATTTAGAGTATACAGAAAATTAAAATATTATATTGACAGCGCTTTCTATTTATATTAGTATTTGAATTAAGTTAATAGATGTGACGGAGATTTGGAGAATCACAGCATCCTCTTTTATGTAAAATAAAAGGGGTATGTTGTGATTTTTTTGTTAGTAAGTATACAATTATTTCTATATTTTAGAACCAGTCTTGACATATTAGTTGATGTATTAACGTATTTTTTACTAGTAAAAAGATGATGGAATTTTAACAGATTTATCTACTTTTTCCATGTCATACTTCATTCTCCGTTAATATTCTTTCGCTTCAATTAAGTAAATGAAATTAATCATGGGAAAGGGGATGCTGTATGACACCATTTATCGGCGAGTTAATTGGTACAATGATGTTAATTATTTTTGGAGGAGGAGTTTGTGCTGGGGTTACTTTAAAGAGATCAGGAGCTCATAATAGTGGCTGGATTGTTATTACTTTAGGGTGGGGATTAGCAGTTGCAATGGCAGTATATGCTGTTGGTTCATTTAGTGGAGCCCATATTAATCCGGCAGTGACATTAAGTCTAGCCATTATAGGTGAATTCCCTTGGGGTGATGTACCTAGTTATATTACTGCACAAATGCTCGGAGCATTTTTAGGAGCAGCAATTGTTTTCTTTCATTACTTGCCACACTGGAAAGAGACTGCTGACCCAGCAGCTAAATTGGGAGTATTTTCAACAGCCCCGTCTATTCGAAGTACAACAGCAAATATAGTAAGTGAAATGATTGGAACGTTTGTACTCGTTCTTGGGTTATTATCAATAGGTGCAAATGAATTTACTGAAGGATTAAATCCACTTATTGTAGGTTTCTTAATTGTCGCAATTGGCTTATCTCTTGGAGGCACT
Protein-coding sequences here:
- a CDS encoding sigma-54 interaction domain-containing protein; this encodes MSYISKIEEFAQSCADNMADLLGLEVSIIDELGIRVSGTGFHQSLIGKSIPEGSFFEQILRTGSKGTIFDNRKDHEHCMSCIFHERCTELATMGYPVMMNDQPIGVIGFIGFTAEQRDLILTNKEKLYKFMGTISTLLENKLLLLEVTTKNCEVHEGFQQEKRAYSFDDMIGESEQFHSVVKKAKKVVNSPSTILLSGENGTGKECMAKAVHYESNRANQPFITVNCSAIPETLVESELFGYDKGAFTGANREGKIGKFEAANNGTIFLDEIGDLPLSVQPKLLRVLQEKEVERVGGTRQYSLNVRVIAATNKSLWEMVTKGTFREDLYYRINVIPLRLPSLSERVGDIRLFLSYFLKKYSQILQKNVPQLDPLLEQWFLQNEWPGNIRQLENTVEYMMNMVESPHTLTFEDLPYYLHTRQNSSSLDSMVANFERNILAQHLPLNQKEQKEQLAKMLNISLSTLYRKLEKYGLS
- a CDS encoding RluA family pseudouridine synthase, with the protein product MRANRKGEWFEIIAPIEWEQFTINHLFKNHWQIPKKLTHDYRIHRRIKINNQPISWDTKIQAGDRIQLHVFYEVNDSVIPDYADIQILYEDDHLIIVNKPSGMDTHPNEFGQTGTLANAVSYHFLSNGISATAKHVHRLDRNTTGAVLFAKHPLVGVMLDKMLTERNIKRTYLAVVHGILTKKQGCINAPIGRDRHHPTRRRVSKNGQDAITHYKVISNNRNENTSLLHLQLDTGRTHQIRVHLSHLDHPLIGDVLYGGKKSKAARQALHAAKISLHHPFTDELIECYAPFLDEPPIFANDVTNYLT
- a CDS encoding DUF5365 family protein — encoded protein: MKVVYASTPEQEKQIEELITYFYSDIFPSYFTDEEITEMEKNNILSKVEMYKHYDGTVKEAIQIITSLQVIIHIIETIQYENVSEYHRTVFEKNISFLEKYSLSFPFQIENFSLPKTNIISYYCKPNNQFLV
- a CDS encoding thioredoxin family protein, translated to MKKVIIFTLIVLSLFAALVFVTKYQQQQQAAGNPFNKTSLHPETVNQLDDPNYQNIILPNELDEKLANNESATIYFYQSTCPACKVTSPIIVPMAEEMGIDLKLYNLLEFNEGWDEYNIESTPTIVQYKDGKEVSRLNGAVGAEKFESWFKEWTK
- a CDS encoding disulfide oxidoreductase, which produces MKNQNNLNNYLFISWAVSLIATLGSLFFSEVMMFVPCELCWYQRILMYPLVIILGIALIKKDYSISLYSFVLSTIGGLISIYHLSIQKISFMGEHSLSCGIIPCNVEYINWMGFITIPFLALIAFVLISVFSLITMKTNKELD
- a CDS encoding sodium/substrate symporter small subunit, with translation MKKLDKQNADSYFRKHTRNVVIYLVIWLMVSFGVVFFAETLQFNINGFPFHYFMGAQGSILIFILLLFINARVSDKLDEKYGFSTATQQLDKSMKSQKF
- a CDS encoding sodium:solute symporter family protein; translation: MDTQFIVSLSLILASFGIYIGIALYNKAKVTSDFYVAGRGVPSVFNGMAIGADWMSAASFIGLAGTVMLLGYDGLAYIMGWTGGYLLLTFLLAPQLRKYGRYTVPEFIGDRFNSHTARIIAAVCTIIISFTYSIGQLSGSGVVIGRLFEVDAKFGTMIGVILIAFYAGFGGMKGVTWTQVAQYIILITAYLVPVIFMSLQITNNPIPWLSYGNIVSQLGEIDRELGISEYFAPFTNGTKWQFLALMFTLMAGTAGLPHVIVRFYTVSTMKAARWSGAWALLFIGLLYLTAPAYAAFSRFILMKNVVGNPIDSLPAWTTSWVNTGKLSIADSNADGILQWPELLINKDIVVMATPEVANLGVFVIGLVAAGAMAAALSTAGGLMIAISSSFAHDIYYRVLNPNATDKTRLNVARWTIIIATVVAGITALDPPGAITQIVAWAFAIASGTFFPALVLGVWWKRANAKGVTCGMIVGLIVTLGYIFAAKYGGFSIAGIIDTGAGIFGAVAALLTNIIVSLATKAPSQQLQEEVINLRYPEGVVYKDGDVWIQD
- a CDS encoding MBL fold metallo-hydrolase; translation: MCKGGGINIFKVIPLSIETPFTVGNVNVYVVIGESVTLIDTGLPGKKSLEKLRYLLKQEGLTFKELDEIVVTHMHTDHAGGVKDIQEEIDIPIFVHEGAKHILFGGIDEFDRTRNFLNYFVKECGADPESHQSKHRYHNMNWQHVKYVSNEDHVFVGGRKFSVLFVPGHSQTDMILWEPETGLTFAGDHLLKDISVNAFIEPPIPFEQERPKPLIQYRESLMKTRALPLTTIYPGHGRPFSDHVSIIDRRLNEHDYRCDQIRKVLRTSDKTVYQICIEVFPRLKGKLVFLGLSQVQGHLDLMESRNEVFVDKSSEGINVYRLYE